The DNA segment TACATAATCGGCTCTATAAAACTAAGCGAAGAAGGGAAGCTTAGGTATCATAACCTACCTGTAGCTGGTTCCAAGGAGGCAAGGTGGTTTTATAAAATCCGGATGGAACCGTATTCGTCCACGATGCTTTCGAAAATAGAGGACATAGATGAGACAGTCAGGCCGTATAAAGCGATCGATTTGGAAGTTGATGTGGATAAGGGAATTATAAAACTGTTAGATCTCATGTGGCCCGGAGAGATTCGGCTTGATCCTAGTTCCCTCACCTTCCTACTTTTATCCAACGGAGAAAGATGCGTGGCTGAAATATGTGATAGGGCGGGTATCTCAAGGGAAAGCGGTATTAGGATTTTCCGGGGGCTTATTAGGAAAGGCCTGATCCTCTATATGAAAGAAGGAGGTGGATAGGATGTACTCTATCTTTAACCCCGAGCTGCTTCCTCGGTTTTCACTGGAAGAAGATATCAGGGTGGTTCGCTTCAATGACAGATATATCGCTATATCCCCTGACACCGGGGGATGGATCGTTTTGGATACACCGGAGCTTTACAAGGTATTTTCGCTTCCGCTAACTTGGGAAATCGGCAGCGAGCTCTATATAAGAGGGATAGCAAGAAGAAACGGAGTTCCAATCTACACCCCTCCTAACCCGTCTGAGCTTAAGAGGATGACATACTTTGAGTTTCAACTGACCAATGGGTGTAACCTAAGGTGTGATTACTGCAATGTTGACGCTAAACCTTTAAATGAAGCAAATAAGGCCTCTTTCGATGTAGCGGAGAAGCTCATAGATAGGATCATAGAATATTGCTTGAACAACGCCATATTCAGAGTTACGGTGCAGTTCAGTGGTGGTGAACCTTTCACCAATTTCGACGTAATGGAACATACATGTTATTACGTTTCTGAAAGGTTAAAGGGGGAGAAGTTCCCAAAAAAACTGGATTTTCAAGTTCAAACAAATCTTGCCTTTCACCTCGAAGAGAAATGGTTAGAGTTCGTTAAGAAATTTCAAATTGGACTGGGAGTCAGCTTAGATGGACCCAAGAAATATCATGACACTCACAGGAAATTCCCGGATGGAAGAGGAAGCTGGGATCTGATTATGAAGAATCTGGCCAAGTTGAGGGAAGAGGGGATACCATTCGGTGTAATAAGCGTTATAACTCCTGAAAGTGTCTCCGGGATGAAACAGATCGCTGAATTCTTTTTAAAAATCGGGATAACCGGATTCGTATTAACGCCGCTCCTCCCGGCGGGAAGAGGCTCCAAGATACATGCTTTGGCACCAAGGGAATATACCCACAGGCTTTTTGAAGTATTCGATGAAGTTCTCATCCCTTATTACAAAGCGACAGGTGAAATGCCACGAGAAAGAGAGTTAGGATTAGCCCTTTTGAATTTCATTCAGCCGTCAAGACACTATATGTGTTGGAGAACTCCATGTGGGGCAGGGACAAATATATGTGCTGTAACACCCTCTGGAGATGTGTTTCCTTGTGGTTACTGGGTTAACGAACCAAAGTTTAAAATGGGGAATATCTACTATAACAGCTTCGATGAGATGATATCTGGTAAGGTTGCTTCAACTTTGAGGGGAAGAGAGATCAGATCGCTGGAGGGGTGTTCGGATTGCCTCTATAGAGCTTGGTGCCAATCACGATGTCCTTTCAGCTCATATCTCCGCTATGGGGATATATTCAAGCCATCAGGATATTGTGAAATAATGAAAGAATTATTTTCGGAACTCCTGGAAAGGGTGGCCTCCGGCGGTTTAGACGAGCAATCCGTTTATGCACTAGCGCGGAAAGTGTTGTATTTATGATGAGGAAAGAGAAGAAATGATGCTTGGGACGATAGTGGCAAAGGAGTTCCTGTCGAACATCTTGACCTTCCGCTTCTCGATAGGCTTCCTCGTCTGTCTCCTGCTGATCGTGGCAAGCAGTTATGTTTTGACGCAGGATTACGCCGACAGGTTGGAGAGCTATCGGACGGCGATTCGGGAATATGAAGAGGAGATGTCGAAGATAAAGGTGTATTCGGAGCTCTGCGGCGACCATAAGCCGAAGGCTTTCAGGAAACCTAAACCCTTGAGCGTTTTCAATCAAGGGGTGGATAAGCGCTTGGGAAATGTCGTTGAGGCTTCAGTCGGTACCGTCCCGATGAGGGCAAAGGAATACAGCCCTGCCAACCCATACATGAGCGTCTTCCCATCGGTGGATCTTGCGTTAGTCTTCCAGGTCGTTTTGAGCTTGTTGGCCTTGCTTTTCGCCTACGATGCGATCTCCGGCGAGCGAGAAGACGGCACGTTGTGTCTGATGCTGTCCAACGACGTTCCTAGAGATACGGTTTTACTCGGCAAGTATTTGGGTGGGATGGTCAGTCTATTGCTGCCGCTGATGGTGAGCCTACTCGGAGGCTTGCTGGTTATGCAGCTTTCACCGGGGATATCGCTGAAAGGAGCCGATTGGGCGCGTATCGGTTTGATCTTTCTGGTTTCTCTCCTTTATCTCTCCCTCTTTTATCTTCTGGGGCTTCTCCTTTCAATCCGGACACATCGCTCAAGCACTGCCCTGATGTTCGCCATGTTCCTCTGGGTCACCCTTGTTCTGATTTTCCCAAGCGCCACCGTTTTCCTGGTGGATAAACTCGCCCCCATTCGCTCTGAGGAGACGGTCGCCTCAGCTACGTCGGAGATCTGGAAGGAGTTTAACTCGAAATCGGATGAGTTCCTGAAGAAGTTGGGGTTAAAATCCCCTTTCGAGATGGCTAACGCCGGCTCGACCGTCAGTTCCAGATCGGACAGCTTCACCTGGGGAGAAACCGTAAAGGCGTACGGTTTCAGATCGGAGGAGGGGGTCAGGTTAGCCCAGGAGTTTTATGGATTCAAATGCAGACTGGCAGTTGAGTATGCGGATAAGGTCTGGCAGGTTTACAGGAAGTATCTGGACGAAAACCCAATCCGTCAGGCAAGATTGGCTTTGAACATCTCCCGCATCTCGCCCGCTGCGGCATATTACAACGCCACGGCTGTGCTTTCGGAAACCGACCTCGGAAACTTTTTGAATTTCATGGCCCAGGCCAGAATGTATCGGGATCAAATCGTCCAATATCTTACCGATAAAAAGGCATTCTCCTCTCGCCAATGGTTCGCCGATGACAAGGGTGTGGCCGACATAACCGACCTACCCAGGTTCAGCGAACGACGCGAGGGAATAGGTGACAGCTTAAAACGAGCGGGCGTCGATATCCTACTTCTGGTCATCCTGAACTTCCTCCTCTTCCTCGGAGGATATGCCTCCTTTTTGAGGTGTGACGTTAGATGATCAGGGAGATTATCAAAAGGGAGCTTTTGGATTACATACTCAGTCTCAGGTTTTCGCTCTCTCTCGGTTTGGTTTTGATGTTGATGGTGGCGAACGCCCTCGTTTTCATCAAGGACTATGATGACCGTCTGAGGGAATATTCAAACGACGTCAGTAACTCCTTGGAAAGGTTGAAGGAGAAAGCGGGGAACCTGAGCGACCTCGCGATAGAAGGTCCTGGAGGGTTATACAAGTTCCCAAGCCATCTGGCTTTTTGTGCTAAGGGCGGTGACGATCTTCTGCCGAAGAAGGTGGAGGGAAGTTCAGGCGGCAGTTACGGCGTCGGCTACAATAAATTCCGCTATTTCTGGAAATCGCTGTGGCGGCTCTCCTATCCGCCGGTCAGATATCGAAGGAACAACTACCTTCCCGATTTCACCGAGCTGGACTGGAGCTTCATCGTCGGAGTGGTGATGAGTTTCGTAGCGATTTTGTTCACCTTCGACTCCATATCCGGGGAACGTGAGAGAGGGACATTACAACTTGTGTTTTCCAATCCCGTATCGCGAGGAGCTGTGTTGCTGGGCAAGCTGTTTGGAGCGTTGGCCGGGATTTTGATTCCACTGGCTTTTGGCATCTTCGTCAACCTCCTGATTATCAACCTCTCCGGGGACGTTCAGCTTGAAGGGAATGATTGGGTTAGAATCGGCGTGATAATAGCTTTGTCGGTTGTTTATCTCACCGGATTCCTTTGTCTGGGACTTGTGGTATCCACCTGCTCCTCCCGTTCATCAACCAGCTTGGTGACACTGCTTTTAGTGTGGGTGATCCTCGTGGTGTTGTCCCCAAACACGCTCGGATCGATAGCTGGTCGTTGGGGACGCTCTTGGACAAGCAGTGAGTTCTCACGCAGATTGAAATCAGCTCAACAGGAGGTCAAATCGAGGTATCCTGATGAGAAGCTTTATGCAGCATCGCCTTCGGAAAAACCGCCGAAGATCGAAGCGATCCGGCTTTGGGCGAGGTATCTGGTGGAATGGAGAGAAGCTGAAAGCAGGGTGGAGGATGAGCATCTAAAGCGTCAGTTCAAACAGGTGGAAAGAGCGTTTCAAATAACAAGGCTTTCCCCTACCGCTATCTTTCAATATGCATTACAGGCCGTGGCCGGGACGGGATTTGTCCGCCATAAACATTTCATCGCTCAAGCGAAGCGATATAAAGAGATATTTGAGGAATTCATCAGATCGGAGGACAGAAAAGACCCAAACAGCCTACACATCTGGCTCATAAAGGAAGGGTTATCTCAGAGGCCCGTCCATCCCGAAGGCATACCGAAGTTCGTCGAGCGATATACACTGACGGATGCAATTCAAAGGGGAATTCTGGACATCGGTCTTTTAGCCTTATTCTGTCTGTTCCTTTTCATGGGGGCGTTTCTCTCTTTTCTGAGGGCGCATCTGAAGTGAAAAGGGCGTCCTGACGCTGGAGGGGCTAAAATTGCCCGTCAACCTATGTCCTGGAGTATCAGATTGAGAACTTCCATGGCATCAATGGGGGGATGACTTCTTACGTTTTCCTCTGAGCCATCATGTATATGATGTGGAAATCCGTTTAACTCGGGGTGATGAGGCGCGTTATCCCATCTCTTCCTAAGGCGACCATCGCTGTCTTGCCAGTGAAATCTGTATTTGGATTGGATCGGCTTTCCCTTATGGAGCACGATCCGCTCTGTAAGCTCGACCAGGTCTCCGTTGATCAGGGTTATCCGGTACCGGTAGATTCCCACTGAACCTGAAACGTCGATCTCCTCACGAAGTTTTTGAAGGGATTTAACCTTTGGATGTGATATAGCTGTGATATAGATTTGACGGTAGTAATCGGCTATGGAGGACATTAGAGTTTTCCCTTCAACATCTTCAGATAGTTCTCGTTTGTCCTGTAGATCTCATATATACCCGTCCACTCGAAGAGATCTGCATTATCTCCAAGCTCTCCGGATTCGAATTTCCGATGGGCTTCCTCTGAGGAGATACCATATTTACGTTCAAAATCCGATAGAATCCGTTTCAGACGCTCCTGCTCCGAGCTCGTCCTCTCAATCTCCATCTGTATCAATTTGGTTAAGGCCTGATCAACGAGCTCCTCGGCTCCAACGCGCCTCAGCACATCCAGTTTCTCGATCACGCTGGACACACCTATCACCTCTTCCCTTGGGTCTTGTGGAAGAATCATAACATATCATCCGGTAAAGTGCAAAGATATGAGCCGGTGTGCGGGAACCTTTCTCATGGTAAAATCGTATACATAAACGAGCCTTCACGAGGACAAATCTATGTTATCTGACGAGGAGTTGGTCAGACGGTTTATATCCGGGGAGGAGAAGGCGTTTGAGGAGCTCTTCCTCCGGTATTATCCTGCTCTGAAGAGGTTCGTTAGCAGAACGATGTCGCAACAAGCAGAGGACATAGTTCAAGAGGCATTTCTGAGGGTTTACCGCGATATCAGGAGGTTCTCCCCCGATAGAGGGTCCTTCAAGACCTGGATATTCAGCATAGCGGCCAACCTGACCGT comes from the Candidatus Poribacteria bacterium genome and includes:
- a CDS encoding radical SAM protein; protein product: MYSIFNPELLPRFSLEEDIRVVRFNDRYIAISPDTGGWIVLDTPELYKVFSLPLTWEIGSELYIRGIARRNGVPIYTPPNPSELKRMTYFEFQLTNGCNLRCDYCNVDAKPLNEANKASFDVAEKLIDRIIEYCLNNAIFRVTVQFSGGEPFTNFDVMEHTCYYVSERLKGEKFPKKLDFQVQTNLAFHLEEKWLEFVKKFQIGLGVSLDGPKKYHDTHRKFPDGRGSWDLIMKNLAKLREEGIPFGVISVITPESVSGMKQIAEFFLKIGITGFVLTPLLPAGRGSKIHALAPREYTHRLFEVFDEVLIPYYKATGEMPRERELGLALLNFIQPSRHYMCWRTPCGAGTNICAVTPSGDVFPCGYWVNEPKFKMGNIYYNSFDEMISGKVASTLRGREIRSLEGCSDCLYRAWCQSRCPFSSYLRYGDIFKPSGYCEIMKELFSELLERVASGGLDEQSVYALARKVLYL
- a CDS encoding ABC transporter permease subunit, producing MLGTIVAKEFLSNILTFRFSIGFLVCLLLIVASSYVLTQDYADRLESYRTAIREYEEEMSKIKVYSELCGDHKPKAFRKPKPLSVFNQGVDKRLGNVVEASVGTVPMRAKEYSPANPYMSVFPSVDLALVFQVVLSLLALLFAYDAISGEREDGTLCLMLSNDVPRDTVLLGKYLGGMVSLLLPLMVSLLGGLLVMQLSPGISLKGADWARIGLIFLVSLLYLSLFYLLGLLLSIRTHRSSTALMFAMFLWVTLVLIFPSATVFLVDKLAPIRSEETVASATSEIWKEFNSKSDEFLKKLGLKSPFEMANAGSTVSSRSDSFTWGETVKAYGFRSEEGVRLAQEFYGFKCRLAVEYADKVWQVYRKYLDENPIRQARLALNISRISPAAAYYNATAVLSETDLGNFLNFMAQARMYRDQIVQYLTDKKAFSSRQWFADDKGVADITDLPRFSERREGIGDSLKRAGVDILLLVILNFLLFLGGYASFLRCDVR
- a CDS encoding ABC transporter permease subunit → MIREIIKRELLDYILSLRFSLSLGLVLMLMVANALVFIKDYDDRLREYSNDVSNSLERLKEKAGNLSDLAIEGPGGLYKFPSHLAFCAKGGDDLLPKKVEGSSGGSYGVGYNKFRYFWKSLWRLSYPPVRYRRNNYLPDFTELDWSFIVGVVMSFVAILFTFDSISGERERGTLQLVFSNPVSRGAVLLGKLFGALAGILIPLAFGIFVNLLIINLSGDVQLEGNDWVRIGVIIALSVVYLTGFLCLGLVVSTCSSRSSTSLVTLLLVWVILVVLSPNTLGSIAGRWGRSWTSSEFSRRLKSAQQEVKSRYPDEKLYAASPSEKPPKIEAIRLWARYLVEWREAESRVEDEHLKRQFKQVERAFQITRLSPTAIFQYALQAVAGTGFVRHKHFIAQAKRYKEIFEEFIRSEDRKDPNSLHIWLIKEGLSQRPVHPEGIPKFVERYTLTDAIQRGILDIGLLALFCLFLFMGAFLSFLRAHLK